The Zhihengliuella sp. ISTPL4 genomic interval AACTCCTGCCGGACGATACCCTTCCCCTTCACACGCACGTTCTGCGCGACAACGGAGGCGGTGCCGGCGGCGAAATCGACGGCGTCTGCTTCGAGCGCGCATACCTCGGCGACGCGCCACCCGGATGCGAGCATGAACGTGATCAGGTCAACCGTGTCCCACTCGACGAGCTTCTCGTCAGCACGAACGCGCTCGAGGAATGTAGGCAGCTCGTCCAGCGGAATCGCCGTGCTCCCCTTCTTCTTCCTCTGGGTGACGCGTTCGAGCTCACGCACAGGGTTGTGCGACAGAGCGCCGTTACGCACCGCCAGGCCGAGCATGCCGCTCAGGGCCGATCGGCAGTTCTTCGCCGCCCCAGGACCAGCCTCCTTCTCCACGGCGTTGAGGAACTTCTGCAGCCGCTCAGGCGTGGCTTCCGCGACCGAGAGATCGCCGATCCGTGGCGTGATGTGCGCGGTCACTGCATAGCCGTACGTCTCCAGCGTCCCTTCCGAGCGGCCCAACTCGCGCCTGGACTCCAAAAACCTGTGGCCGAGGGCGCGTAGGTGCGTCGTCGGCTTTAGCTCGCCACCACGGGCGGCCTCGATCGTGGTCAGCGCGTGCTTCAGCGCGGCTGTCGCCTTAGCTCTACTGGGCGCGTGCTTCTCGATCTGCCGAGACTTTCCGTCGGCGAACCGGTAGCGAGCCCGGGCACGCCATTTTCCCGGCTGCACTTCAGCCACATTGATGGTGCCGTACGTTCCGATTGGCAACCGTGGCCTTCCCATCAGTCGTCGCCTTCGATGGATGCGCGGATCTCGTCGACCAGGATGCGGGTCACGCGCCCGCGTCCCTGCGGCGTGCTGTCTTCACCAGCACGATGCAGGGCCTCCACCTCGAGCGAATGACCCCAGAGTTTCGCTGCGTGCTGCTGAAGTAGCAGCGGCTGCACGCCGAGCTTCTTCGCCGCTCGTGACTCGGCGAGGCTGTACCGCTTTGGGACCGAGCTCGGGACGGGATCAGCGTCAGGAGGCTGGTTCATGGCATCCCACAATGCATCGACCTGCTCACGCCGCTGTCGAGAGTTGAGTGCGCCCTTGGGCGCCATCGCCGCGACCTCTATCTCATCGCTCTCGTTCCCCTCACCCTGGTCCGCTACGTGCACAAAGTCGACGCCATGCAGTTCGACTGGCACGCCGGACAGAACCCTTTCGAGCCAGGTGCGCCGCACGGGTTGGTCAGGGCGTCCTACAAATGGTCGATCGACGAGGTCTGCCTCGCTCACCAGATCCGCCAGCCGAACAGGCTCGCCAGAAAGACGTCCCAGGACCAGCGCCAAGGTCAGCAGGGTCGGGAGCGTGGGTGCTGCCTTACCCGCTTCGATGGCCTGCACGCTTGACAGACTCCATGTCGCGCCGAACTCACGCCCGGCGGTGGCGACGGAGTCCATGGTGAGACCGTGCGTTCGACGGTAACTGCGGAGGAATCTTCCTACAGCTTCCGCGATCGATATTGCTTCCATACCGAGAGGTTACCAGACTCTTATAGCGTGTGCTACGGTCATTCACACGCAACAAGACTCTGGTAACTCGAAGAATGGATCAGCATGACTCACCCCAAGAACACCCTTCTCGACGCAAAGGACCTTTCCGCTCAGATCGGCATGTCGGTTTCGACGATCTACCGCAAGCGTTCGCTTGGTGAGCCCTTGCCACGCGCCCTGAAGATCGGCAGCGCGGTGAGGTGGAGACAGACCGAGGTCGACCTCTGGCTTGAGGGCCAGCTTGAGCAAGCGGTGTGACCGCGGCACCACATCCAACGAAAAGCGCCCCGGCGATGCCGAGGCGCTTTCTCAGAGAACAAACTCCAGCCGACGAGTTGCAGCTCGTCCGATAGCCGAAGGAACTACCTATGACAGTAGCGTTTGATGACGCCCAGCCCGATGCTGATGATTCGCCCCTCACGAGCGACGACTCGATCACGACCATCGATTACGACCGGTCGTACAGCTCTGATGACGCACCGCGGACCGCAGTTGGCTCCATTCCGCAGACGTGGGGCCGGGCTCAGCGGATCCGGCATGTCACCGAGGAGTATCTCGACGAGCTCAGCGGTTACGCCCTCGGCGAGTTGCCGCCGGCACTCGATGCGAACTCCGCACTTCTCGCAAGAACTACCGAAGCGTGTGTTGTGTCGGTGACGAAGGACGATAAGGCTCGCCCGATCTATGTCGCCGGTGGCCGGCCTACCAGCCTCACCGCTTGGCAGATCGCGATGCTCACCGCACGGTGGAATCGAATCCGACGAATCGCCCATGCGGGCCTGGCCGACAAGTCGCGGGATGAGCTTCGCGTGTATCAGGTCTCGGGCGCAGACAAGGGCCTCTTCGTCGCCGACGAGTCGCAGCTCCGATTGCTCGTGCGGGCATTCGATCAGGACATCAATGACACAAAGATGAGGGAGGTCATCGGCCACATCTACGACAGCGCACTTCGCGTGGAGAAGAACTCCGATCCAGACGCCATCCCGTGCAAGTCTCGCGTGTTTGATTTCCGCACCAAGACGCAGCGTGAGTACGACCCCGAGCGGGACGTCTTCACCTCCAAGCTCGCGGTCGACTGCCCCTTGAGCGAACCACAGGAGCCCACTCGCACGATTGCCGGCTCCGGCGAGTGGACATTCTCTAGCTGGCTGCTGGGTCTGTTTGAAGGGCTCCCCGACGCCGAGGAAGTGGCGCACACCGTCTGGGAGATCATCAGCGCGGCCGCGCGGCCGGGAGTTCGCTGGGGCAAAGCAGCGTTCTTCCACAGCGTCCGTGGGAACTCCGGCAAAGGAACGCTGCTGGAGATGATCGAGAACCTCTTTGGAGTTGGCTCCCCTGCATGCTGCTCAATTCCGCTGGACCAATGGGGCGGGCCCGGCAACGAGTTCAAGCTCGAGCCCCTACTGAACGCCATCGTTGTCTTGGTCGACGAAAACAACGTCGGCGAGCATCTTCCCTTCTTGGCAGCGCTCAAAGCCGCAGTGACCGGCGACCGCCTGTCGATCAACCGCAAGAACCAGAAGGTGATCATGATTCGTTTCCGCGGACTCATCATCCAGTGCGTCAACGCGCTACCCAACACGAAGGACAAGTCAGGGTCGTTCTCACGTAGACAGCTGTTCGTCCCCTTCCAGAAGAGCTTCACGGGCGCCGAGGTCCCGGAGATCAAGAACGAGTTTCTTCGCGACCCCGAAGTCCTCGAGTTCGTGCTCTGGCGCGCGCTTCACATGTCGCACTACACCCTCTCGGAACCCACGTCTTGCCGGGCACTGCTCGAAGACGCGAAAACCCGAAACGACTTGGTTCACGAATTCTGGCAAGAGGTTCGCAAGCTGTTCGTGTGGGATCTCCTCCCGTTCGCCTTCTTGTATCAGCTCTTCGAGGCATGGCGAGAGCGGGAAAACGCTGGCAGCCGTCCCCTCAACAAGCAGACGTTCATCGACCGCCTCCTCGAGGCAGTCCACGATGATGACCTTTGGATCTGCGAGGACAGGACGAAGGTGATCAACGCAGCCAGGAAGATGGACGGAAACGAGCCCCTACTGAGGGAGTACGACGTGCCTAGCGACGCCTGGAATATGACCGCATCCACGTACAAGGGCATCCGGCTCCGCGACCAGAAACTACCGAACGACCCCACCGAACTGGCGGCACTCCGGGACGCGGACATCAACGATTGGCATCGCAGCGCGTTCGACGATGACGGCGTCGAGGATAAGAGCCACGTCGCAGATCATGCGAGTCACCGGCGAGCTGGCCAACCCTGTCCCTGCCAGCAGCAACAGTGGTACAAGCCCGAACCTCGGTTGACTGCGGCCGTGAGGCGCTCCCAGCGGATCGATGCCGCCCTGGCACATGCTGTGCCCCCGCTCGTCGCCTGAGCGCCCGGGTGCAGGACGCCTACGCGTCCTGCACCCTGCCCCTCCTCGAACGCAATGCTCGGCAGCAAAGGGCAGAGCAGGTCCAGCAAGTTACGTCTGCTTGCGTCGAGTTACCAGATAGGTCGCTCGCGGTAACCGCGGAACCGTTCAAGAATCAGGCGACTCGAGCCACAAGTTACATGATTACATAGTTACAGGAAGAGCAGCAGAATATTGGAGTTGCGCTGTCGCACCGCTAGGGAGCGAAGCTCGGGCCAAATGAGCCATCCAGCCGTAACGGCTAATCCGAAGCGCGTTTTCTCGATCTGACCTCGCATAATTCCGGTTACTCGGCGAAGGACAGATTCGTAACTCACCGCGCTTGCCACATAAGAGCCGCAGAGCATCCAACGCGATCGACGTTCGTGCACCAACATCCGCGCAGGGCGTGTGCCCGGCCTACTCGAGCCGACAACGGACCATTGGCGAATTGGGGCACCGCGTGCTCGGTGGCGCGCGTCGGTGGGCAACCACCCATCGGCGTGCTGGACGGTCGCGGTCGGCGTAAGTCCGTCGGATGCGACCACCGTCCGACCTCCATGCAACATCCGGCGCTACAGCAGTGCGACACCCGTACAACGTCCGGCGCCACCGCAGTGCGACACCCGTACAACGCCCGCCGCGACCCAATGCAGCACTTGAAGCGACCAGCCCTTACAGGGGTTGCACAAAGCGCAGGTACAGCAGGTACAGGGAAGGAAAGCTGAGGTCAAACTCGAATTCACTCTTTCGCTGACCATGGCCTTCCGTTCAACCTTTTCTCCATGCTGATCAGCCATCACGGTGACGCAGAGGCGTACCTGGAGGGGTGCCGGTACGTGCAGGTACACCCTCTACCAAGCGCACGGCAGTGCAAGGGCGAGGCCGCATCCCGCTGGCCGAGCGCTAGACCTATCCGCTTCGCCCCTCACTCCCGTCTTCCGCACGCTCGCGACGTGCGGAGAGGCGGTACCCCGTATCTCGATCGCTCCGAGGCGTCATGACGATGCATACGCGTGCCCCGACGGGTGCATCAACAGCAAGCGTGCCGAGCACCTTCGCGTCGGACTGTTTCCGGAATTGTTTCTGGAATCATTCCTGGAATGATTCCAGAAACGATTCCCTCGCTGATTGTGACCGCGATGCGCAGCTAGCACCAGTGCCTTCAGCGGCGTCCTCAGGCGGACCACATGGGCTGGCACACGTGGGCCTAAAAGAGCACCGATCGCAGCCGTGAGGACGGCGATCGGCGAGGAGCGAAGCTCCGAAGTAGGAGCCCGAGGAGCAACGCGACGAGCGGTGAGCCGAGACAGATGATTAGCGCAGCGTATAGCAACAGCGCCGAGCGAAAGGCCGTCGGCTTCGCCGACCAGCGGGCAAGATTCACCGCAGCGAAGCGGAGGGAAACGCAGCCCGGTGCCAGCCTCTCTTATGCTCTTTTACTCTTTCTCCCCCGCTGAGGAGCTTCAGCGACGAAACGGGTTCACTTCTGCTTCTGCATCGCAGGAAACGGACGAGCTCAGCACCATCGGCAGCACCCTCTCTCATCTCGGCCTCAGCCGGGCAGGTGTTGTCGTACGTCCGTTTCCTGCGGGTAGTCGGGGTCGAGCTGTCAACACGGGTCTGGCTCCTATTGGCCCGTGATGACAGCGATCGAGCGAAGCGACGAAGCGCCTGTTCACAGCTTTCACACGCTGCTTGTTCTTCCCCGACGCGGGGGCGGGCACGCACCCGCCTTGGCTTCTGCTGGAGCGCAGGTCGGAGCGAAGGCGGAGACCTCTCGTTGCCCGACAATCATGGGGACATCGTCCGTGTCCCCATGGCGAAATCGCGTGTCCCTATGGCGTTCCATGGGGACATCGGGGCGGTTCTCGCGCGTAATTACGCGGAATGCTTGTCCCCCTAGTTTTCGAGGTAGTGGCACCGGGGGGACAACGGTCTCCGGGAGCGAGGCGGCGCCTCTCCTGGTCGCGCTTTCGTGTATCCGTGCTGCTACAGACCGTCGAGCCGACCTCGTTCGCCGAGCGACGACTCATTCGCCTCATCGTGAGCAGGGTGCGCTGCAACCGACGCCGCGGAACGAGCCGAGCGGGCGGCTGCAGCGAGGTCGGTACTTCAAATTCCCAAACGGCGCGCGTGGAGGGTGAGGGGCTCCCCGGCGCCCTCTGACCCAGCACAACATCCCCGTCAATGCTGCAGACTCCGAACGGAGCGGGTTCGCACGAATCCACTCCGCGAAGGGGCGTGCCGTGGCCATCCGCTGGCCGCCAGCGGGCCGCGGTCTGGCCGTGCGCAGGGCCTCCGCTGGCCACTTGTCGACGCGAGCCGCGCGATGGTCACCGGAGGGTCGCTCTCTGACCAATGGCTGGCCACGGACCGTCCAACGACCGGCCAACGCACCCGAACTGGACCAAGGCCCCGGGGCGGCCAGCTCGTGGCCACTCATCGGCTCATCGCTGGCCGGTGCTGTCCGTTTCATGGCCCGCAGCGGACCTTGAGTGGGCGCGGAGTGACCGCCGGGTGGCCCGGCATCTCAGACCCTCACTCTTCGCCAGCCACAGCCCAGGTCATCGCGCGGATGCGTACCGGCGCTCGATGCGCGACTCGCACGAGCGAGCGTGCAAACGCAGGGATTCGAGCGTTCTTCCTCGTCTTCCGCGTGTCGCGCAGTTTCTGGTCATCTATGAGCACTCTTGTTCAGTGCTTGCGCGGACTGGTTCTCCGCTCCCGTGATATCGCCGGCCGCGCGCGTACTTTGGGGGCGTGATCCCGTCTCGTCTCGTCGGCACCAAGCTACGTGCACGGTTGAGAAGCACGGCCCGCCTCGAGCCGTACGAGTCGCCCTTCGCGCACGACGAACCACTTTTCCTATGGCCCCGACCGCTACTGCGCTTGTCCGGCTCGTTACCTTGCCGAGCACGCGCCGAGTGTCTGGCCTTACGACGGGGGCAACCTCAACGAGCTCAAGCACGCAATCGACTCCGCGAGTTGGCGCGGAAAGTCCCCACGGGACGGAGAGGGCTCTCGAATGACTAGCAACGCATGGCGGCAAGAATGGCCCGTGCATAGGGTGAGACTCATCGACATCACCGCGCGACATCTCGTCGATGGGCAAGCTCGCGCCAGTCACGGTGAGCTCCCTAGCTGGAACGACATAACGCCGGAGCATCGGAGCAACTTCAGCGACACGGTCGCCGCGGTCTTCGTCGCTCAGGCTCGAGCGTTCGAAGAGATCGCGTCAGACAGCGGGAACGATGAAGATTGGCGTGCATATGGGTGAGGGAACGGCCCGGAGCGCGAAGGCTGTCAGCCTCGTGGCAGGATCATCGACTCGGCCAGGGCGGCCGAGCAAAGGCCCTCGGGATGCCATCTTGATTCGACCCAGCCGCGAGCTCGGCGCCCTCCTTCGACGTGAGGGCCGTCGCAATCGCATGACAGCGGGCGAGCGGGTCGTCACGCTCCTCGCAGAGCATTTCGAACTGCCGCATTTCAGGCCAGAGCCATCGCTGCGGAATCCTGATCGGTACTGCACTCGACCCAATGTCACCAATGGCCGAGATTCAATCCTCGTGCGGCTACCGGTCGAGTTCGGCCATCTCATTAAAGAGCGCGCACGGAACGCTGAGCTGAACTACGGCGCCTACGTCCTCGTGATACTTGAACTCGCACTTGCCGCTCAGCACAAGCAACGACGATGCGATGCCTGCGGAGCACCGACTCAAGGAGGGGGCGATCTTGAAAAGTGAAGCTCAGTCGTTCGACCTCGCCGACGAGCGTGTGTGGCTCGTCGGAGACCTGCACGGCAACGCACGATGGATTCAGACGCTCTTCCCCGCCATGCGCCGACTTGATCCGACGATCCGCACCATCCTCCAACTAGGCGACTACGGCTTCGATCACGACGGTCGCGGCACACACGCCGTGGACTTCTGGGCAAGGAAAACCGGCATCGAGCGAGTGCTGGTCACGCTCGGCAACCACGAAGCCTGGGACCGCATCGCGCCCGCGCAAGCGAGGGCTCCTGGTCGTGCAATCCGGGTTAGCGAGGTCGTGTGGCTTCTTCCCAGACCGTTCAGAATGACAATCGCAGACCGCAAGGTCCTCTCCCTCGGCGGCGCATCCAGTGTGGACAAAGCCATCCGCACCCCTGGTAAAGACTGGTTCGAAGAGGAACTCATCACTCAAGCGATGGAGACACGAGCGATCCTCGGCGGACGTGCCGATCTCCTGCTCACACACGAGGCACCGGTCAATGCAGCCCCCGAAGTGCGTGCAATCATCGCCAGCAACCCTGACGGATATCCTCCTGATGCCCTGGCGATCTCGGCCGCCCAGCGCCAGCGTGTGCAGCGGGTGAGCAACGCGGTCAAACCCGTCCTCCATTTCCATGGCCACATGCACACGTACGGCACCGCTGAGCTCGGGGACGGGCGACGCGTGGTCAGCCTCGATCGCGACACGCGTGTACGCAACGCCGGCGTTCTCGATCTGGTGACGTTGACCTTCGAGCCGCTTCGAGGAGACCATCGCGGTCAATGAGGACCGCGGCGCTTGGTCGGGCATGACGGGCGGGAAGGTGAGCAGGTTCACTCGTCGAGTTGCACGGCGTTGCCCCACACCCAGCATCGGTACGTCTGCCCGGCGGCTTTGAACTCGATGCCGGCGGCGAGAGCGGTGGAGCGGATGATCCGCGCGTCGACGCGGACCGACTGGGGGCCGAATCTCACCCATGCCCGCACGCGGCGTTGCGCGTCCCACGGGTAGATCGTTATCGGCTGGGCATTCGCCTCGCGTTCGCGTTCTGTGAGCGTCTGCAGCGGCCCGTGCTTCGCGGCGTCGACGATCGCCTGATCGTGCATTCGCTTCTCGGTCGCCGCCTCACGAAACGCTGATGGTCGCCCCATGGCCGGTCTGTCCTTCCTCCGGCCGAGAGCTTAGATCCTACGTCCGACGCCGCGTGGCTACTAGGGAGTAGCCACCCAGTCGAGGAATTCGCGCATGTCGTCGGGGGTGACATCGATTCCGTGCTCGGCTGCACGACTTAGAGCTTCGTCAACCATCTCGTCGGTGATTTCATCGGGGATCGTCGTGAGACCGACCTCGGCCAGCACGTCCGCTCGCTCCTGCTCCGATGCGCCGGTCCATAGTTGCTTCATCGTCTCGACATCGACATACGACTGCGAAGTCGTCGGCTTAGTCATCGGGCTCGCGATAGGCGTCGGCAGTGTCTGTGACGGAGTCGCAGCAGGCGTCGTCGGTGCAGGCGCGGGTGCAGAGCATCCGGTCAGCACGCACACGGAGAGCAGAAGCAGGATCGTCCGACGCATGCCGCGAGTATAGGCACCGCAATCAAGCTGTAGGACGCGCGTTCTAACCACCGTGGACACTGGGTCCCCCGAAGTCGGGCGGCATCTCGACGTCATCGAGCAACTGCAGGTGGCCGCAGTGAGGACACACGAACGCGTGCGGCTCCGTACGCATCACAATGTCGCACTCCGGACAGTGCGGCTGCACGGCGAAATCGTCCACCCGACAAGCGTATGCCCGTCACCAGACGCCGATTTGCTCTCATCCGCGGAAAAACGGGGCTGCGCGCCGATAGTCCGGACAATGTGCGATTATCGGCAACTATGTACCACCCCTTGAAGTGAGAGGGGGCTGAGTTGAGATTACATCGAACCATGCGTGTGTCGTGGTCCGCGAATGGCGGTCCCAATCAGAACTGGGAGAGCATCGCCTCGCGAGCCTTCGCGACATCCATGTTTTCCCGGATTGGCCAGAGTGACGCTCCGCTCACCATCGGGAGCAGGTTCTGACTCAGTGGGTGCTGTTGCTCCCTGGCCAGTGATTCGCCGACGACGCGAGCGATACCGGCGATGAGATCAGCGACCTGAACACGTGGATCGGACTTGGAGTCGACGAGTTGAACGTCGACCAGCTCGCTGGCCAGACCCAAACGCGAGGGGGCGACGTCCTCGGGGTGAGCGAGAGCGCGCTTCGCCCATGCGATCTTCGCCGGCGTCAGCTCTTTGGCGTCGTCGTGCAGCAGCTCGATGGGCCTTCCTGGGATCGATGCCAGAAGTGCACAGCGGCACCCACCGCGGAGATCAGCGGATCCATCGTTCGGAGCCGCTCCTCGAGTCCTTCGCCGAGCTCCAGCCTCGACAGCGATCCCAAATGGTTGATCCCGGCGAACACCGTGCCCAGCACATCACGGACGATCGCGTCCTCGTCCGAGAGTAGCTGCAGCATGTTACCGATCAGGCTCGCCAGATGCGTCCATGTATGAGGTGACTTCCCACCCGCTCCAGATACATGTCATGTGCTCCATGGGGACATTGAGATCGGCGTCACGGTGGAGAACCGCGCTGCGCTCTGGCGCCGTGCCGCCTCTGTTCACTGCGACGTGACTGTTCTGGATCGCTACGCGGCAGCGCGCGAAGGCACCTCAGAGTGTACCGATGGCAACCAGCGTCGGACTGTGCCGCAATGAGAACCGAAGGCGCCTCACCTGCGGATGAGACGCCTTCGGTCGCGAACTAGTAGCCGAGCACCTTGACCTCGGCGAGGGATAGATAGTTCGTCGCGTTGAGTTGCACTCGAACCGCTTTACCTTCGATGTTCGGAGGGAGAGTGAGCGCTAGACGCGGGTTCGGAGTTCCGGCCTGAGTCGTGGACCACACCGTCGCGCCCGACGCATCGATGACGGTGACCGTGAAGTTGCTCAGCCGCTCGCCGCAGCAATCAGTTCGATTCCACAGCTCCACAGACTCAACTCGACGCGCGGAGCCAAGATCCACCTGCCACCATGCTCCTGCTTGGGTATCCGTGTGGGTCACTGACCCTGCGGAGTAGTTCCCGTTCGTGTTCCCGTCGATGGCCCGAGCGGCCTGGGCCCCGTAGAGCGTTGAACTCTGTGTGGCATTCCCTCCTTGAGCGAGATTCGTCCGGAATGGACGGACCTTCACCTCTGCCAGGCTGAGGAAGTTCGTTCCGTTCAGTTGCACCTGCACGTAGCGGCCGACTGCACCGCCCGCGTTCAGAAGCGTGCTCGGCCAGGGACGCTCGCCCTGGGAGGATGACCACACCGCGTTACCTGCCGCGTCGCGGACGCTGACGGTGTAGTTGGTGAGCCGATCTGAGTCCGAGCCGGTCGTGTCCGTGCGGTTCCATACTTCGATGTCGCCAACGGCGACGTTCGCTCCCAGATCCACACGCCACCACGCGTTGGGGTCGGAGAGAGTGTGGGTAACGCTGCCTTGCGTGAAGTCGCCACTGGTGTTTCCGTCAACGGCCTTCGAGGCCGGGCCGGTTCCGTCGCCCCCGGTGTACGTGGAGCTCTGCGTTGCAGTCTTTCCTGCGGCGATGTTCAACGGAGCCGGTGCAGCGCCGTCCGTATCGACAGTGAAGTTGACCTGCCCGTTGTGCGTGATGGCAATCGTCAGCCGCTGGTTGACGGCATCCCAACTCTGCGTCTGCGTGTACGGCCGGCCGGTCTGGGAATCCATGGCTTCGAAGGTCACGCGGGGCGCGCCGCCTTGCCATGTGCCATCTACGGTCACAGTAGTCGTGCGGATGTCGCGCGAGCTCCGGTCGTCCACGACTCGTCCAGTACCGGTGAGGACGTTCCCCGCAGCGTTCTTGACGACGTTCCCTGCCGCGTCCCGCTTCACCGTCAGGTACTCATGGATGTACTGCAGCGTCTGCGCACGATTGAAGTCTTGCGATGCGGGAACACCCAGCACGGTTTCATTCCAGAGGTGGCTGCGGTTGCTGCGATAGTTGTTCATCCGGAACGACACGCGGTTAGCGCTCTCCACCATCGTTGCGTAGGTGTGAGGACCCGCCGCGATTCCGATTGCTCGAGCCCGCGATTGAACAGGCTTGAAGCTGCTCGTCAGCACCTGGTTGACGTTCTCCTTGTAGTTGTTCCAGTACCAGGCGTTCCCGGCATGCATGAGGAACGTGTTGCTCGTGAGGAACTCCTGCGGATAGCGCGAGTTGAAGTATGGGTAGCGGGCGCCTGCCGGCACCACCTCAGGAAAGACTGACATCTCAGTGGGCGTCAGGTTGTTCGGAACCAGCGGGATGATGCCGAACTGTCCCGTGTTCGGGTGCACGTTCGAGGCAGTCAGATCGTAGGTGGGCGGGTTGAAGTTTGATGCCCCTTTGTATACGACCTTCGTTTTCGCGAGCACGTCCTGGCGCGAAGGCACGGGCACAGCCCCACTGTCGAGGTCGCGGAAGAGGGGGATAAGGCCGTGCTGGAAGGGAGCGGTGCGAAGACTGTTGGTCGAGAACATCAGGAACCCGGCCTCCGGTGCGTGGGCTGTTGCACCCTGACTTGCCGCTCGCTGGATGCTCTGAGCCATGAGAGCCTCGGGGTTCTGGAGGTTGTCCTTCCAGGTACGGCTGCCGATGTTCGGGCCGTACACCTGTCGGTGGCGCTGTTCCGCCCAGTGCCACTGGTCTGTCGCCGACCCCCAGTTCCCTGCTATCCCCGCCAGCCACAGCCCATGGAACAGGTTGTCGGTACTGATATTGGCCTCGGTCTCCTTGTTCATCAGGAC includes:
- a CDS encoding site-specific integrase; the encoded protein is MAEVQPGKWRARARYRFADGKSRQIEKHAPSRAKATAALKHALTTIEAARGGELKPTTHLRALGHRFLESRRELGRSEGTLETYGYAVTAHITPRIGDLSVAEATPERLQKFLNAVEKEAGPGAAKNCRSALSGMLGLAVRNGALSHNPVRELERVTQRKKKGSTAIPLDELPTFLERVRADEKLVEWDTVDLITFMLASGWRVAEVCALEADAVDFAAGTASVVAQNVRVKGKGIVRQEFGKTDKAARTTHLPEATMSLLRKRHAVLRDATSLIFPTPLMRPRDPSNTQRELRDRRESLGYPGLSTHAFRKTVATILDKAGLSATEIADYLGHENPSMTQDVYMNTLRGSSKAAGVLDASLKGLI
- a CDS encoding helix-turn-helix domain-containing protein, translating into MEAISIAEAVGRFLRSYRRTHGLTMDSVATAGREFGATWSLSSVQAIEAGKAAPTLPTLLTLALVLGRLSGEPVRLADLVSEADLVDRPFVGRPDQPVRRTWLERVLSGVPVELHGVDFVHVADQGEGNESDEIEVAAMAPKGALNSRQRREQVDALWDAMNQPPDADPVPSSVPKRYSLAESRAAKKLGVQPLLLQQHAAKLWGHSLEVEALHRAGEDSTPQGRGRVTRILVDEIRASIEGDD
- a CDS encoding helix-turn-helix transcriptional regulator: MTHPKNTLLDAKDLSAQIGMSVSTIYRKRSLGEPLPRALKIGSAVRWRQTEVDLWLEGQLEQAV
- a CDS encoding phage/plasmid primase, P4 family, translating into MTVAFDDAQPDADDSPLTSDDSITTIDYDRSYSSDDAPRTAVGSIPQTWGRAQRIRHVTEEYLDELSGYALGELPPALDANSALLARTTEACVVSVTKDDKARPIYVAGGRPTSLTAWQIAMLTARWNRIRRIAHAGLADKSRDELRVYQVSGADKGLFVADESQLRLLVRAFDQDINDTKMREVIGHIYDSALRVEKNSDPDAIPCKSRVFDFRTKTQREYDPERDVFTSKLAVDCPLSEPQEPTRTIAGSGEWTFSSWLLGLFEGLPDAEEVAHTVWEIISAAARPGVRWGKAAFFHSVRGNSGKGTLLEMIENLFGVGSPACCSIPLDQWGGPGNEFKLEPLLNAIVVLVDENNVGEHLPFLAALKAAVTGDRLSINRKNQKVIMIRFRGLIIQCVNALPNTKDKSGSFSRRQLFVPFQKSFTGAEVPEIKNEFLRDPEVLEFVLWRALHMSHYTLSEPTSCRALLEDAKTRNDLVHEFWQEVRKLFVWDLLPFAFLYQLFEAWRERENAGSRPLNKQTFIDRLLEAVHDDDLWICEDRTKVINAARKMDGNEPLLREYDVPSDAWNMTASTYKGIRLRDQKLPNDPTELAALRDADINDWHRSAFDDDGVEDKSHVADHASHRRAGQPCPCQQQQWYKPEPRLTAAVRRSQRIDAALAHAVPPLVA
- a CDS encoding metallophosphoesterase family protein codes for the protein MPAEHRLKEGAILKSEAQSFDLADERVWLVGDLHGNARWIQTLFPAMRRLDPTIRTILQLGDYGFDHDGRGTHAVDFWARKTGIERVLVTLGNHEAWDRIAPAQARAPGRAIRVSEVVWLLPRPFRMTIADRKVLSLGGASSVDKAIRTPGKDWFEEELITQAMETRAILGGRADLLLTHEAPVNAAPEVRAIIASNPDGYPPDALAISAAQRQRVQRVSNAVKPVLHFHGHMHTYGTAELGDGRRVVSLDRDTRVRNAGVLDLVTLTFEPLRGDHRGQ
- a CDS encoding galactose-binding domain-containing protein, producing MPAYAADPPLRHPFSREDPLIILGYYPGTAETEGGTTMAQTWEQVPSDLRDNIVVNLIPDGVYPGDSQAFKDFVTSNLAICQANGIPCSVQALHGGSSSVAPASFWAQTAATYSSFVGINIAELYWGNVSSNGPRVATLINAAGDNGLIFSWTDSNHGNIVNYLENTSTGVLDAMRAHSANVVLMNKETEANISTDNLFHGLWLAGIAGNWGSATDQWHWAEQRHRQVYGPNIGSRTWKDNLQNPEALMAQSIQRAASQGATAHAPEAGFLMFSTNSLRTAPFQHGLIPLFRDLDSGAVPVPSRQDVLAKTKVVYKGASNFNPPTYDLTASNVHPNTGQFGIIPLVPNNLTPTEMSVFPEVVPAGARYPYFNSRYPQEFLTSNTFLMHAGNAWYWNNYKENVNQVLTSSFKPVQSRARAIGIAAGPHTYATMVESANRVSFRMNNYRSNRSHLWNETVLGVPASQDFNRAQTLQYIHEYLTVKRDAAGNVVKNAAGNVLTGTGRVVDDRSSRDIRTTTVTVDGTWQGGAPRVTFEAMDSQTGRPYTQTQSWDAVNQRLTIAITHNGQVNFTVDTDGAAPAPLNIAAGKTATQSSTYTGGDGTGPASKAVDGNTSGDFTQGSVTHTLSDPNAWWRVDLGANVAVGDIEVWNRTDTTGSDSDRLTNYTVSVRDAAGNAVWSSSQGERPWPSTLLNAGGAVGRYVQVQLNGTNFLSLAEVKVRPFRTNLAQGGNATQSSTLYGAQAARAIDGNTNGNYSAGSVTHTDTQAGAWWQVDLGSARRVESVELWNRTDCCGERLSNFTVTVIDASGATVWSTTQAGTPNPRLALTLPPNIEGKAVRVQLNATNYLSLAEVKVLGY